In one window of Bdellovibrio bacteriovorus W DNA:
- a CDS encoding putative transmembrane protein produces MAFFEKNEGNLDRTVRIVIGLVLISLAFIGPKNPWFLLGFLPLITGLLGRCPAYKIFGVNTCPRKR; encoded by the coding sequence ATGGCATTTTTTGAAAAGAATGAAGGAAATTTAGATCGCACGGTTCGAATTGTGATTGGCTTGGTTTTAATTTCTCTTGCCTTTATAGGGCCCAAGAACCCATGGTTCCTTTTAGGCTTTCTCCCTTTAATAACAGGCCTTCTGGGTCGATGCCCCGCCTACAAAATCTTCGGGGTTAACACGTGCCCCCGAAAACGTTAA
- a CDS encoding cis/trans isomerase (COG0437 Fe-S-cluster-containing hydrogenase components 1) translates to MRLIKSIASALMFSFSISSFASSSIEDLYTAKIQPIFDSRCISCHSCFNAPCQLNLQNYEGFIRGANKLNIYDGSRRQSVEPSRLWIDMKTAHDWMDKRNFYSLNESNDPEKNLFYQTLAMKMFQKDLAVKPKKQVGAGDMCPANSEELASFQKMMPESGMPYGLPALTGDELGVIKEWISLGALGPSEAALKQSQQIPSALATQIKEWEKFLNAKDLKHRLVSRYLYEHKFLAHLYFPEEPRTFFRLVRSSKACEKGVDEIATRRPNDDPGKSFHYCFQKFPGTIVMKTHLPFELSPQKLKKYQEIFFAVDWKVNKLPSYENSVAENPFIAFKDIPEKARYRYLLEDAQYQVATFIKGPVCNGSMAVNSIQEQFWVYFLNPDSDNMVLSQSYANRVKDLLILPGMWGSDVALKETLSLGKELVEHREAYRKERAKEYQKLRPKGYSLKDLWDGDGVNSNAVLTVLRHDDNAVIKQGMHGDLPKTSFVLDYPLMERLVYNLVVNFDVFGNIGHQMLTRVYMDMIRMEAEDLYLSFLPAEQRLALRKSWYKGILAEVKMSYVFPLVAQDFPTGIQFKNNDVQAEFAGFVYKDFKPEVRGLMDPVNVKNAYLKKILGNEKMDTVTKALSKVTSKRSVGKETYARYFPEFSYLLVIEDGKERVFSIILNREHDNISWILGEGLRLSPLDNNLMIKEGFWGSYPVQFYSIEAAEVESFVKAMRAINSDRGYQKFVQKFGVRRTSPRFWRTYDSLHEVFKSKDPVEFGFIDLTRYSLE, encoded by the coding sequence ATGCGCTTAATCAAAAGTATTGCCTCAGCTTTGATGTTTTCTTTTTCTATATCGAGTTTTGCCTCAAGTTCGATTGAAGATTTATACACTGCCAAGATTCAACCAATTTTCGATTCCCGCTGCATCAGTTGTCATAGTTGTTTCAATGCTCCTTGTCAGTTGAATTTGCAGAATTATGAGGGGTTTATTCGCGGAGCTAACAAACTCAACATTTATGACGGAAGCCGTAGGCAAAGTGTAGAACCATCAAGGTTGTGGATTGATATGAAAACGGCCCACGATTGGATGGATAAGAGAAACTTTTATTCTCTGAATGAATCTAATGATCCAGAAAAGAATCTTTTTTATCAGACCTTAGCCATGAAGATGTTCCAAAAAGATCTTGCTGTAAAACCCAAAAAACAAGTCGGTGCTGGGGATATGTGTCCCGCAAATTCTGAAGAGCTGGCAAGCTTTCAGAAGATGATGCCTGAATCGGGAATGCCCTATGGTTTGCCCGCACTTACAGGTGATGAATTGGGAGTGATTAAAGAATGGATTTCGCTGGGAGCTCTGGGGCCCAGTGAAGCTGCGTTGAAGCAAAGTCAGCAGATACCTTCGGCGCTCGCAACTCAGATTAAAGAGTGGGAAAAATTTTTGAATGCAAAAGATCTAAAGCATCGCTTGGTGAGTCGTTATCTCTATGAGCATAAGTTCCTAGCACACCTGTATTTTCCGGAAGAGCCGCGAACTTTCTTTAGGCTGGTTCGCTCAAGCAAAGCTTGCGAAAAGGGTGTTGATGAGATTGCAACCCGTCGGCCCAATGATGATCCTGGGAAATCATTTCATTATTGCTTCCAAAAATTCCCAGGGACCATTGTGATGAAGACGCATCTGCCTTTTGAGTTATCTCCTCAAAAGCTTAAGAAGTATCAGGAGATATTTTTTGCAGTCGACTGGAAAGTAAATAAACTTCCTAGCTACGAAAATTCGGTGGCCGAGAATCCATTTATTGCATTTAAAGATATTCCAGAAAAAGCGCGCTATAGATATCTCCTTGAAGATGCGCAATACCAGGTTGCAACTTTTATAAAAGGCCCTGTTTGTAATGGCAGTATGGCAGTAAACTCTATTCAAGAGCAGTTCTGGGTTTATTTTCTGAATCCAGACTCTGATAATATGGTGCTGTCCCAAAGCTATGCGAATAGGGTGAAGGACTTACTTATTCTTCCAGGGATGTGGGGGAGTGATGTGGCTCTAAAGGAAACTCTTTCCTTGGGGAAAGAACTTGTAGAGCATCGAGAAGCCTATCGAAAGGAACGAGCTAAGGAGTATCAAAAGCTCCGCCCGAAAGGTTATAGTTTAAAAGACCTTTGGGATGGTGATGGGGTTAATAGTAATGCAGTACTGACGGTGCTTCGCCATGATGATAATGCGGTCATCAAGCAGGGTATGCATGGGGATTTGCCAAAAACATCCTTCGTTCTTGATTATCCCTTGATGGAAAGATTGGTATATAACTTGGTCGTCAACTTTGATGTCTTCGGAAATATAGGACATCAAATGCTTACGCGTGTTTACATGGATATGATTCGCATGGAGGCAGAAGACCTCTATCTTAGCTTCCTCCCAGCAGAGCAGCGACTGGCTTTAAGAAAGTCTTGGTATAAAGGTATCCTAGCAGAAGTAAAAATGAGCTATGTCTTTCCTCTCGTGGCTCAAGATTTTCCGACGGGTATTCAGTTTAAAAATAATGACGTGCAGGCGGAGTTCGCAGGTTTCGTGTATAAAGATTTTAAACCCGAAGTGCGCGGATTGATGGACCCTGTGAATGTTAAAAATGCTTATTTAAAAAAGATTTTAGGAAATGAAAAGATGGACACCGTTACTAAAGCACTTAGTAAGGTAACGTCGAAAAGGTCTGTCGGAAAAGAGACCTACGCTCGTTACTTCCCTGAATTCTCTTATCTCTTGGTGATAGAAGATGGGAAAGAGCGAGTCTTCAGCATTATCCTGAATAGGGAGCATGATAATATTTCATGGATACTTGGAGAGGGATTAAGGCTTTCACCTCTCGATAATAACCTTATGATTAAAGAAGGTTTCTGGGGGTCGTACCCTGTGCAGTTTTATTCCATCGAAGCTGCAGAGGTTGAGTCTTTCGTAAAGGCTATGAGGGCTATAAACTCTGACCGTGGTTA